One genomic window of Tribolium castaneum strain GA2 chromosome 10, icTriCast1.1, whole genome shotgun sequence includes the following:
- the Duba gene encoding OTU domain-containing protein 5-A translates to MTILPAKRPSANPEEKSDNSQQNGNSERAVRRRDDISSLNEASPSSRRSQFPYVKSTTERKERLRKRYKEPDRARDREREREQKREVRREQKRERVAKRDISNEPLHDNNASNSVVDSVAVEPTCNNNEPGTANKEDYTGFNSEDEYDDQGLLKERNIPDEEWQKRDVLFSRGMSNLGFEIKQMNEDGACLFRSIADQVYGDQEFHYQVRQDCMNYIVQNRDYFEPYVTEDFDKYVARKRIWNVHGNHLEIQAMSELYNRTIEVYCYQITPINIFNGSRLINSYEPIRLSYHRMCHYNSISNPNKPSVGVGLGLPNYHTVDIDRRRFNDALRASDELLIEQTMLEDKLKATDFEATNEAIEEQVARESYIQYFRDSERRLKNQGHSCGSSSTITSATMSSSRSSRKGSVSPKGSQSPKGSNSPKTTPLASPRGAGAPSPSTSRYEADVSGGDVAGACGGPPEEFPKFSPRRSEPPAEDVNNPDYDENFNEDFKFDFDSDSDQSAGAGPSNRGDIDYDNYDQEIMAQVLAESRKTYLAELKQRSKKRHGSPGPSTSS, encoded by the exons ATGACAATTTTACCAGCCAAAAGACCTTCGGCGAATCCGGAGGAGAAAAGCGACAATAGTCAGCAAAAT GGGAATTCCGAGCGAGCGGTGCGTAGGAGAGACGATATAAGTTCTCTGAATGAGGCAAGCCCTTCAAGCCGCCGATCTCAGTTCCCCTA CGTCAAGTCAACAACTGAGCGGAAAGAGCGTTTGAGGAAGCGATATAAAGAGCCAGATCGGGCGCGAGATAGGGAACGCGAGCGCGAACAAAAACGGGAAGTTCGGAGGGAACAAAAACGGGAACGAGTTGCTAAACGCGATATCTCAAATGAGCCTCTACATGACAATAATGCGAGTAATTCGGTTGTTGACTCAGTCGCTGTTGAGCCCACTTGCAACAACAACGAACCTGGGACTGCGAACAAGGAAGACTACACGGGCTTCAACAGCGAGGATGAGTACGATGACCAGGGACTCCTCAAAGAGCGGAACATACCGGATGAAGAGTGGCAAAAAAGGGACGTGTTATTTTCCCGCGGCATGTCCAACCTTGGGTTCGAAATCAAGCAAATGAACGAAGATGGGGCCTGTCTCTTCCGGTCGATAGCAGACCAAGTGTACGGCGACCAAGAATTCCATTATCAAGTCAGGCAGGACTGCATGAACTACATC GTTCAAAACCGTGACTACTTTGAACCTTACGTGACGGAGGATTTTGATAAATACGTTGCACGGAAACGTATATGGAACGTACATGGCAACCATTTAGAAATACAAGCAATGAGCGAGTTATATAATAGGACAATCGAAGTTTATTGCTACcaaataa CACCAATCAATATATTCAATggttcaagattaattaactCATATGAGCCTATTAGATTATCATACCACAGGATGTGTCATTATAATTCTATTAGTAACCCAAATAAACCTTCAGTAGGGGTAGGCTTAGGTTTACCCAATTACCATACCGTTGATATTGACAGAAGAAGGTTCAATGACGCTCTGCGGGCTAGTGATGAGTTGCTAATTGAACAG ACTATGCTAGAAGACAAGTTGAAAGCAACCGACTTTGAAGCCACCAACGAAGCCATCGAAGAACAGGTAGCTCGCGAGTCCTACATCCAATATTTTCGCGACTCAGAACGCCGTTTGAAGAACCAAGGACACTCCTGTGGTAGCAGTTCAACGATAACATCAGCAACCATGTCCAGCTCGCGCTCGTCGAGGAAAGGCTCGGTCTCCCCGAAGGGATCGCAGTCCCCCAAAGGGTCCAACTCGCCAAAGACAACACCACTAG CGAGCCCCCGAGGCGCTGGGGCGCCGTCCCCATCGACTAGCCGCTATGAGGCCGACGTCAGCGGGGGCGATGTGGCGGGAGCCTGCGGTGGACCACCGGAGGAATTTCCGAAATTTTCGCCGCGCCGTTCTGAGCCCCCGGCCGAGGATGTTAATAACCCGGACTATGATGAAAATTTCAACGAGgactttaaatttgattttgattCCGATTCGGATCAGTCGGCTGGGGCCGGGCCATCAAACCGCGGTGATATAG ATTACGACAATTATGACCAGGAAATCATGGCCCAAGTGCTGGCCGAGTCGCGCAAAACTTACTTAGCTGAACTTAAGCAGCGATCCAAGAAGCGTCATGGATCTCCGGGACCATCCACTTCATCCTAG
- the CaMKI gene encoding calcium/calmodulin-dependent protein kinase type 1, with amino-acid sequence MPLFGKEKKTKKDGKDSDKQPSLEDKYYLKELLGTGAFSVVRLAESKEKPGQVYAVKIIDKKALKGKEDSLENEIKVLRRLTHPNIVQLLETFEDKSKVYLIMELVTGGELFDRIVEKGSYTEKDAADLIRQVLEAVDYMHEQGVVHRDLKPENLLYYSPDEDSKIMISDFGLSKMEDSGIMATACGTPGYVAPEVLAQKPYGKAVDVWSIGVISYILLCGYPPFYDENDANLFAQILKGEFEFDSPYWDEISDSAKDFIRKLMCVNVEKRYTCRQALAHPWISGNAASNKNIHGTVAEQLKKNFAKSRWKQAYHATTVIRQMQRMALSSGGSGGRSPVPQRSMSTGEPCGSLNGAQDK; translated from the exons ATGCCTCTGTTTGGTAAGGagaagaaaacgaaaaaagatggGAAAGACTCAGATAAGCAACCTTCACTCGAAGACAAATACTACTTAAAAGAATTACTCGGCAC GGGCGCATTTTCCGTTGTCAGGCTGGCCGAAAGCAAGGAAAAGCCAGGCCAGGTCTACGCCGTCAAAATAATCGACAAAAAAGCTTTAAAGGGTAAAGAAGATTCGCTCGAAAATGAAATTAAGGTGCTACGAAG atTAACTCATCCTAATATTGTACAGTTATTAGAAACGTTTGAAGACAAATCGAAGGTTTATTTGATAATGGAATT AGTGACGGGTGGCGAATTATTTGATCGCATTGTTGAGAAGGGTTCATACACGGAAAAAGACGCAGCTGATCTCATACGACAAGTCCTAGAGGCTGTAGACTATATGCATGAGCAAGGTGTAGTCCATCGTGATCTGAAG CCTGAAAACCTGCTTTATTATAGTCCAGACGAAGATAGCAAAATAATGATTAGTGATTTCGGTTTATCAAAAATGGAAGATTCTGGGATCATGGCCACTGCTTGTGGGACTCCAGGTTACGTCG CTCCGGAGGTCCTCGCGCAGAAACCGTACGGGAAGGCGGTGGACGTCTGGAGCATAGGCGTGATATCTTACATCCTCCTCTGCGGTTATCCCCCTTTTTATGACGAAAACGACGCAAATTTATTTGCACAAATCCTCAAAG GCGAATTTGAGTTCGATTCGCCGTACTGGGATGAAATCAGTGATTCTGCGAAAGACTTTATTAGGAAATTGATGTGTGTTAATGTCGAGAAGCGCTATACTTGTCGCCAGGCTTTGGCTCATCCTTG GATATCCGGGAATGCGGCCAGTAATAAGAACATTCACGGTACCGTGGCTGAGCAACTTAAAAAGAATTTCGCAAAATCGCGCTGGAAG CAAGCATATCATGCTACGACGGTGATTCGACAAATGCAACGAATGGCGCTAAGTAGTGGTGGTAGTGGGGGTCGTAGTCCGGTACCTCAACGTAGTATGTCCACTGGTGAACCATGTGGGAGCCTAAACGGTGCCCAAGATaagtaa
- the Cyfip gene encoding cytoplasmic FMR1-interacting protein, with translation MAGTDRVSLSDALSNVDVLDELPLPDEQPCIEAQPCSVVYQANFDTNFEDRNGFVTGIAKYIEEATVHASLNELLEEGQEHAVMLYTWRCCSRAIPQPKSNEQPNRVEIYEKTVEVLAPEVNKLLNFMYFQKKAIERFFEEVKRLCHTEKRKDFVSEAYLLTLGKFINMFAVLDELKNMKSSVKNDYSTYRRAAQFLKVMSDSQTLQESQNLSMFLATQNKIRDAVKENLERISGYEELLADVVNICVHMFETKMYLTPSEKHMLVKVMGFGLFLMDSELCNINKLDQKKKLRLDRIDRIFKNLEVVPLFGDMQIAPFNYIKRSKHFDPSKWPLSSSNTPSPQADLMVHLPQIRDDHVKYISELARYSNEVTTTYKESGTDAENKETAELALRGLQLLSEWTSVVTELYSWKLLHPTDHHQNKECPQEAEEYERATRYNYSDEEKFALIEVIAMIKGLQVLMARMETVFTDAIRRNIYAELQDFVQIILREPLRKAIKNKKDLIRSIIMSVRETCADWQRGVEPTQDPALRGKKDDNGFNVKVPRRNVGPSSTQLYMVRTMLESLIADKSGGKRTLRKDIDGQYLMQIDQFHKTSFYWNYLLSFSESLQQCCDLSQLWYREFYLEMTMGRRINKCTVRHAHNEECNDLITMEKRIQFPIDMSMPWILTDHILKTKEPSMMEYVLYPLDLYNDSALYALTIFRKQFLYDEVEAEVNLCFDQFVYKLSEQIFAYYKQLAASIFLDKRFRVECAALGAYLLPYPRANRYETLLKQRHVQLLGRSIDLNKLITQRINTDMQKSLDLAISKFEGGDITGVMELEGLLQVNRLCHKLLSKWLALDDFDSMYREANHNVLAPYGRITLHVFWELNYDFLPNYVYNAATNRFTKYRGQIAFAGAVHRDKPPQMSHHYMWGSKQLNLAYTTQYGQYSGFVGPQHFHTMCKLLGYQGIAVVMEELLKIVKSLIQGNLLQFTKTLMEVMPKQCKLPRYDYGSPGVLSYYHAQLNDIVQYPDARTELFHNFREFGNIILFCLLMEQALSQEEVCDLLQAAPFQNILPRPFCKEGEKPETKQKRLEAKYAALQIVPNIEKLGTAKQSLISKEGDLLTRERLCCGLSIFEVVLNRLRTFLDDSVWVGPPPANGVMNVDECTEFHRLWSALQFVYCIPVSENEYTVEEMFGEGLHWAGCTMIVLLDQQRRFEALDFCYHILRVQRVDMKDEIVKGISLKRMVDRIRRFQVLNSQIFAILNKFLKSSENDELSVEHVRCFPPPVYPMNPQQHYHAPEHLRQC, from the exons ATGGCAGGAACTGATCGAGTTTCGCTGAGTGACGCATTATCCAACGTTGATGTACTAGACGAACTTCCTTTGCCTGATGAACAACCGTGCATTGAGGCCCAACCTTGCTCAGTTGTCTATCAGGCGAATTTTGATACAAATTTCGAAGATCGGAACGGGTTTGTGACAGGAATTGCCAAATACATTGAAGAGGCAACAGTACACGCAAGTCTC AACGAGTTATTAGAGGAAGGGCAGGAGCATGCTGTCATGCTCTACACGTGGAGGTGCTGCTCTAGAGCCATTCCTCAGCCCAAATCTAACGAACAACCAAATCGGGTCGAAATTTACGAGAAAACTGTCGAAGTGCTCGCCCCCGAAGTGAACAAACTCTTGAACTTTATGTATTTTCAA AAAAAAGCAATCGAGCGGTTTTTCGAAGAAGTAAAACGATTATGTCACACCGAAAAAAGGAAAGACTTTGTCTCAGAAGCCTATCTCCTCACTTTGGGAAAGTTCATAAACATGTTTGCCGTCTTAGACGAgttaaaaaacatgaaatcAAGTGTCAAAAACGACTATTCCACATACAGAAGAGCAGCACAATTTTTGAAAGTCATGTCTGATTCACAAACACTTCAAGAATCACAAAATTTATCGATGTTCTTAgccacacaaaataaaattagggATGCTGTTAAGGAGAATCTGGAACGAATCAGTGGCTATGAGGAATTGCTAGCTGATGTTGTCAACATTTGCGTGCACATGTTTGAAACGAAAATGTACCTCACACCCAGCGAAAAACACATGCTTGTTAAAGTTATGGGCTTCGGGCTTTTCCTGATGGACAGCGAGTTGTGCAATATTAATAAGCTAGACCAGAAGAAGAAATTGAGGCTGGACCGCATTGACCGGATTTTCAAA AACTTGGAGGTTGTCCCTTTGTTCGGGGACATGCAGATCGCCCCTTTCAACTACATAAAGCGGAGCAAGCATTTCGACCCAAGCAAATGGCCTTTATCAAGTAGCAATACTCCCTCTCCCCAAGCCGATTTAATGGTACATTTGCCCCAAATTCGTGACGATCATGTTAAGTACATAAGCGAATTAGCGCGATACAGTAACGAAGTCACGACAACATACAAAGAAAGCGGTACTGACgctgaaaataaagaaacggCCGAACTTGCGCTCCGCGGATTACAATTACTGTCTGAATGGACAAGTGTTGTAACGGAACTGTATTCATGGAAGCTTTTACACCCAACTGACCACCATCAGAATAAAGAGTGCCCACAAGAGGCCGAGGAATACGAAAGGGCGACACGGTATAATTACAGCGACGAGGAAAAATTCGCGCTAATTGAAGTCATTGCGATGATTAAGGGATTACAAGTGCTGATGGCCAGAATGGAAACGGTGTTCACTGACGCAATTCGGCGGAATATTTACGCCGAATTGCAAGATTTCGTACAGATTATTTTGAGGGAACCGCTGAggaaagcaattaaaaataaaaaggatCTTATCAGAAG TATCATTATGTCGGTGCGAGAAACTTGCGCTGATTGGCAGAGAGGTGTCGAGCCGACTCAAGACCCGGCTTTGAGGGGCAAAAAGGACGATAACGGGTTTAATGTTAAAGTGCCAAGGAGAAACGTGGGTCCTTCCTCCACCCAACTTTACATGGTCAGGACAATGCTGGAGTCGCTAATTGCCGATAAATCAGGCGGCAAAAGAACCCTGAGGAAGGACATAGACGGTCaatatttaatgcaaattgaCCAGTTCCACAAAACCTCCTTCTACTGGAATTATCTTCTCAGTTTCAGTG AATCGTTGCAGCAATGTTGCGACCTGTCGCAGCTGTGGTACAGAGAGTTCTACCTCGAGATGACCATGGGACGGAGAATAAAC AAATGCACCGTGCGTCACGCTCATAACGAAGAATGTAACGATTTGATCACGATGGAAAAACGCATACAATTCCCAATCGACATGTCCATGCCTTGGATTTTGACTGAtcatattttgaaaactaaGGAACCCTCGATGATGGAGTACGTCTTGTACCCGCTTGATTTATACAATGATAGCGCGCTTTACGCACTGACAATATTCCGAAAGCAATTTTTATACGATGAGGTCGAGGCTGaagttaatttatgttttgatCAGTTTGTTTATAAACTGAGCGAGCAAATTTTCGCGTACTATAAACAACTGGCGGCAAG TATCTTTCTTGATAAGCGCTTCAGAGTGGAGTGTGCCGCCTTGGGGGCTTACCTGCTCCCCTACCCGCGAGCAAATcgttacgaaaccttgctaaAACAGCGGCACGTCCAGTTATTAGGGCGGTCGATCGATTTGAATAAGTTGATCACTCAGAGGATCAACACCGACATGCAGAAAAGTCTCGATTTGGCAATAAGTAAGTTCGAAGGCGGTGACATAACCGGGGTTATGGAACTGGAAGGCCTCCTACAAGTGAATCGGTTGTGTCATAAATTGCTGAGCAAGTGGCTCGCACTTGACGATTTCGATTCAATGTATCGTGAGGCTAATCACAACGTTTTGGCGCCCTATGGCCGCATCACCTTGCATGTGTTTTGGGAGCTGAACTACGATTTCTTGCCTAATTACGTCTACAATGCCGCGACGAACAGATTTACTAAGTATCGGGGGCAGATTGCTTTCGCGGGGGCTGTCCACAGAGATAAGCCGCCGCAAATGTCGCATCATTACATGTGGGGGAGCAAGCAACTGAACCTTGCCTACACGACTCAGTATGGCCAATATTCCG GGTTCGTCGGGCCTCAGCATTTCCACACAATGTGCAAACTCTTGGGTTATCAAGGCATTGCAGTTGTGATGGAGGAGCTcctcaaaattgtcaaaagtCTGATCCAAGGGAACCTCCTCCAATTCACCAAAACTCTAATGGAGGTCATGCCAAAGCAGTGCAAATTGCCACGTTACGATTACGGCTCACCGG GTGTGTTAAGTTACTACCACGCCCAATTGAACGACATTGTCCAATACCCCGATGCCAGGACCGAGTTGTTCCACAATTTCCGAGAATTTGGGAACATTATCCTGTTTTGTTTACTGATGGAACAGGCCTTGTCACAGGAGGAAGTCTGTGATTTGTTGCAAGCGGCACCGTTTCAGAATATCCTCCCACGGCCGTTTTGCAAGGAAGGGGAGAAGCCCGAAACGAAGCAGAAACGGCTTGAAGCCAAATATGCCGCCTTGCAGATTGTACCAAATATAGAGAAGTTAGGAACTGCAAAG CAATCTTTGATATCGAAGGAGGGCGATTTATTGACCCGTGAGCGGCTGTGCTGCGGTCTCTCGATTTTTGAAGTTGTTTTGAACCGATTAAGGACCTTCCTGGACGATTCGGTTTGGGTCGGACCGCCGCCTGCTAACGGTGTCATGAACGTTGACGAATGCACCGAGTTCCATCGCTTGTGGTCGGCTTTACAATTCGTCTATTGTATTCCAGTTAGCGAGAACGAATATACTGTCGA GGAAATGTTTGGCGAAGGTTTGCATTGGGCGGGGTGTACAATGATCGTGCTTCTGGACCAGCAAAGGCGGTTTGAGGCCCTCGATTTCTGTTACCACATTCTGAGAGTACAAAGAGTTGACATGAAGGATGAAATTGTGAAAGGCATT AGCTTGAAGAGAATGGTGGACAGGATCAGGCGCTTCCAAGTGCTCAATTCGCAGATCTTTGCGATTTTGAACAAGTTTTTGAAGTCGAGTGAGAACGACGAGTTGTCGGTTGAACATGTACGTTGTTTCCCGCCACCGGTCTACCCAATGAATCCGCAACAGCACTACCACGCACCCGAACATCTACGCCAGTGTTGA